The genomic region AGGTGCTCGACGGCCCGCGGTCCGATGACGGCGAGCCGCGCGACCGCCGACTCGCGTCGAGTGTCGTTGGAGCCGGCGAGCGCTTCGAGCAGGGACCGGATCTCGTCTCCGGCGGAGCGCTGGATCGGCATGGCTGATGGTAGCGCGACCGGCTACCGGCTATTCGGGTTCCGGGCGGGAGCTGCCAGCCGGGAGCTGGCAGCTCCCGGCGGTTACTGCACCCGCACGACGAGGGCCGCGCGGCGATTGAGCCGGCGCGTCTCTTCGCGCGAGTTGTCGTACTTGGGGCGCTCCTCGCCGTAGCTGACCGTCTGCAGACGATCGGCGCCGACGCCGCGGCTGGCGAGGTATTCCCGCACTGCGCTGGCCCGGCGCTCGCCGAGCGCGAGGTTGTATTCCGCCGTGCCGATGTTGCAGGTGTGGCCCTCGATGATGATGTTCCTCGCCGGGTTCGCCGAGAGCTTCGTGATGGCGTCGTCCAGGATGCGCAGCGCTTCCGGACGCAGCGTCGAGCGGTCGAAATCGAAGTAGACGTCGTCGAAGTTGAGCTCGACCACCGGCGGCGGCGGCGTCACCTGAATCGTCGTCGTCGCGCTTGCCGTCCCGCCCTTGCCGTCATCCACGGTCACCGTCACGACCACCGGGCCCGGCTGCATCGTGGCCGTCCAGCGCGTCTGGCGGTCGGTCTGGTTGGCGAACGCGCCTGTCGGGGCCGTCCACCGATAACGAAGCGTGTCGC from Vicinamibacterales bacterium harbors:
- a CDS encoding OmpA family protein translates to DTLRYRWTAPTGAFANQTDRQTRWTATMQPGPVVVTVTVDDGKGGTASATTTIQVTPPPPVVELNFDDVYFDFDRSTLRPEALRILDDAITKLSANPARNIIIEGHTCNIGTAEYNLALGERRASAVREYLASRGVGADRLQTVSYGEERPKYDNSREETRRLNRRAALVVRVQ